From the Desulfallas thermosapovorans DSM 6562 genome, the window ACTCTAATAATAGGGGGTTAAACCGATATTAGAGAGCATATTGAACATATGGAAATTAATGGCTTTAAAGAGAAAATAAAAGTCACCGTCAGTATCGGAGTTGCCGCTGCAAGTAGTAAACAAGGTATTGATATTCATCAACTTATTAACAAGGCAGATATGGCTATGTATTGTGCGAAAAACAATGGGAGAAATCGTGTATGCCAGTGGAATCAAGGTGAAAGTTCCGGTTGATGAAAATGTACTGCTAAAGCCGCATGGCGCAATGGTTTCCGGCCTTTG encodes:
- a CDS encoding diguanylate cyclase, which codes for MREHIEHMEINGFKEKIKVTVSIGVAAASSKQGIDIHQLINKADMAMYCAKNNGRNRVCQWNQGESSG